A genomic region of Nitrospirae bacterium CG2_30_53_67 contains the following coding sequences:
- a CDS encoding cell division protein FtsZ: MNFEFAGDVPSQAKIMVIGVGGGGNNAVNTMIQSQLEGVDFIAVNTDAQVLATSLAPMKLQIGGKLTKGLGAGANPEIGRQAALEDQDQIKESIQGSDMIFITAGMGGGTGTGAAPVIGRMAKEAGALVVGVVTKPFNFEGKQRAAQAEQGLQQLKDAVDTVIVIPNQRLLGIIDKQTALFDAFKIADDVLCQAVQGISDLITLPGLVNVDFADVRTIMTGKGRAVMGTGIAVGEGRAVEAAHKAISSPLLEDGSMGGARRVLINITGTEKMALYEINEATSIIQEEAHEDANIIFGSAINPSMGDALKVTVIATGFEEPAAAEEPAAVVKKAVNFETYAGGKAMDTPTFIRRGKMSTGYDSRGRYDENDLDIPTFLRRQLD, translated from the coding sequence ATGAATTTTGAATTTGCAGGAGATGTGCCGAGCCAGGCGAAGATCATGGTTATAGGTGTAGGAGGCGGCGGGAACAACGCGGTCAATACCATGATCCAGTCCCAGCTCGAGGGAGTGGATTTCATCGCGGTCAATACGGATGCCCAGGTCCTCGCCACCAGTCTGGCTCCGATGAAGCTGCAGATCGGAGGCAAGTTAACCAAGGGCCTCGGCGCAGGGGCCAATCCGGAGATCGGGCGGCAGGCCGCGCTGGAGGACCAGGATCAGATCAAGGAAAGCATTCAGGGATCGGACATGATTTTCATTACGGCCGGCATGGGAGGCGGGACGGGGACAGGCGCCGCCCCGGTGATCGGAAGGATGGCCAAAGAGGCGGGGGCCCTGGTCGTGGGCGTCGTGACCAAACCCTTTAACTTTGAAGGAAAGCAAAGGGCCGCACAGGCGGAGCAGGGATTGCAGCAGCTCAAGGACGCGGTGGATACGGTGATTGTCATTCCCAATCAGAGGCTCCTCGGGATCATCGACAAGCAGACGGCCCTGTTTGACGCCTTCAAGATCGCCGACGACGTCCTCTGCCAGGCGGTGCAGGGGATCTCCGACCTGATCACCCTCCCCGGGCTGGTCAACGTGGATTTTGCCGATGTGAGGACCATCATGACCGGGAAGGGACGAGCCGTCATGGGAACCGGGATCGCCGTCGGCGAAGGCCGGGCCGTGGAGGCCGCTCATAAGGCCATCTCCAGTCCTCTATTGGAAGACGGATCCATGGGCGGCGCCCGCCGCGTCCTGATCAATATCACCGGGACCGAAAAGATGGCCCTGTACGAGATCAATGAGGCGACCAGCATCATCCAGGAAGAGGCGCATGAGGACGCCAATATTATTTTCGGATCGGCCATCAACCCAAGTATGGGGGACGCCCTGAAGGTAACGGTCATCGCCACGGGGTTTGAAGAGCCGGCAGCGGCCGAGGAACCGGCGGCGGTGGTCAAGAAGGCCGTGAATTTCGAGACCTATGCAGGCGGCAAGGCCATGGATACGCCTACCTTTATCCGTCGGGGGAAAATGAGCACCGGTTATGACTCACGGGGGCGTTATG
- a CDS encoding cell division protein FtsA — MAKKDQLIVGLDLGTTKICVIVGSKNADGKIDVIGIGTSPSKGLRKGVVVNIDSTVETIKKAVEEAELMAGCEITSVYAGIAGAHIKSLNSRGVVAIKEKEVNSLDVDRVIDAAKAISIPMDREVIHVFPQEFIVDDQDGIKDPIGMSGVRLEAEVHIVTASVTSIQNIIKSCNRAGLEVKDIVLESFASSLAVLTPEEREMGVSLFDLGGGTTDLAIFLDGSIWHTSIITVGGNNISNDISVGIRTPISEAERIKIKYGCAKTSMVRDDETIEVPSVGGRPPRVLSRQILSEIIEPRVEELFSLVKREIVKTGYEDMITSGVVLTGGTSIMDGMVEIAEEVMGLPARLGVPMNIGGLVDVVSSPMYATAVGLVQYGFQNLSRSSMSAQPEEHAVKKAWMKIKKWVSEFF, encoded by the coding sequence TTGGCCAAGAAAGATCAGTTGATCGTTGGGTTGGATCTCGGGACCACTAAGATATGCGTCATTGTCGGGAGCAAGAATGCCGACGGGAAGATCGATGTGATCGGAATCGGGACTTCTCCTTCGAAAGGTCTTCGCAAAGGGGTGGTGGTCAATATCGACAGCACCGTGGAGACCATCAAGAAAGCCGTGGAAGAGGCGGAACTGATGGCCGGGTGTGAGATTACATCGGTCTATGCGGGGATTGCCGGCGCCCACATCAAAAGCCTGAACAGCCGGGGCGTGGTGGCCATCAAGGAAAAAGAGGTCAACTCATTGGATGTGGACCGTGTGATCGACGCGGCCAAGGCCATCTCCATTCCCATGGACCGGGAGGTGATCCATGTCTTTCCTCAGGAGTTCATTGTGGACGACCAGGATGGAATCAAGGATCCCATCGGGATGTCCGGCGTCCGGCTGGAGGCGGAGGTGCATATCGTGACCGCATCCGTGACATCCATACAGAACATCATCAAGAGCTGCAACCGGGCTGGTCTGGAGGTCAAGGACATCGTCCTCGAATCTTTTGCATCGAGCCTTGCTGTTCTGACACCCGAGGAGAGAGAGATGGGTGTCTCTCTCTTTGATCTGGGCGGCGGGACCACGGACCTTGCCATTTTTTTGGATGGAAGCATCTGGCATACCTCCATCATCACCGTCGGCGGGAACAATATATCCAACGACATCTCCGTGGGAATCCGCACGCCCATCAGCGAAGCGGAGCGGATCAAGATCAAGTACGGATGCGCCAAGACCTCCATGGTCCGGGACGACGAAACCATCGAGGTGCCGAGCGTGGGGGGGCGGCCGCCCAGGGTCCTTTCCAGGCAGATCTTAAGCGAGATCATCGAGCCGAGGGTGGAGGAGCTTTTCAGTCTGGTCAAGAGGGAGATTGTGAAGACCGGGTATGAAGACATGATCACATCGGGTGTTGTCTTAACCGGCGGGACTTCCATCATGGACGGTATGGTGGAGATTGCTGAAGAGGTGATGGGCCTGCCCGCAAGGCTGGGGGTCCCCATGAATATCGGCGGACTGGTGGACGTGGTCTCCAGCCCCATGTATGCCACGGCCGTGGGGCTGGTACAGTACGGATTCCAGAACCTTTCCCGGAGTTCCATGTCGGCCCAGCCCGAAGAGCATGCAGTCAAAAAAGCATGGATGAAAATAAAAAAGTGGGTCAGTGAGTTTTTCTAA